The Halococcus agarilyticus genome includes a region encoding these proteins:
- the rqcH gene encoding ribosome rescue protein RqcH has translation MDPKRELTSVDLAALVTELGTYAGAKLDKAYLYGDDLLRLKLRDFDRGRVELLIEVGETKRAHVVDPDNVPDAPGRPPGFAKMLRNRLSGADFAGVSQFGFDRVLTFEFEREDQNTTIVAELFGEGNVAVLDANDEVVDCLNTVRLQSRTVAPGATYEFPSSRFDPFAVDRDGFAARMVESNTDLVRTLATQLNFGGLYAEELCTRAGVEKELAIEDADEAEFSALYEATERLADQLSSGAFEPRLYHEDDQPVDVTPFPLEERADLSSDGFDSFTAALDAYFVALDTTEDEEGGGRERPDFEDDIERQERIIQQQENAIEDFEDQADTERAKAESLYAHYDLVDEILSTVRNAREQGTGWEDIEDRFAEGADRGIAAAEAVSGVTPSEGTVTVKIDGRSVELDPRNGVEQNADRLYKEAKRVVGKKEGAEEAVAETREELEALERRRDQWESDDEGETESGDTDEEQENIDWLTRRSIPVRQNEQWYERFRWCRTSDDFLVLGGRNADQNEDLVKKYLERGDRFFHTQARGGPVTVLKATGPSEPTKEIDFPESTLEETAQFAVSYSSVWKNGRFAGDAYMASPDQVSKTPESGEYLEKGGFAVRGDRTYFEDTPVGVAIGIVCEPETRVIGGPPAAIEPRAETSIAVEPGQYAQNDAAKRLYREFRERFADTSFVRKVASPDLIAEFLPPGGSRTVEE, from the coding sequence ATGGACCCGAAGCGCGAGCTCACCAGCGTCGACCTCGCCGCCCTCGTCACCGAACTCGGGACGTACGCGGGCGCGAAGCTCGACAAGGCCTATCTCTACGGCGACGACCTTCTCCGATTGAAGCTCCGGGACTTCGACCGCGGTCGTGTCGAGCTTTTGATCGAGGTCGGCGAGACCAAGCGCGCTCACGTCGTCGATCCCGACAACGTCCCCGACGCGCCCGGCCGCCCGCCAGGCTTCGCGAAGATGCTCCGGAACCGACTCTCCGGCGCTGACTTCGCGGGCGTCTCGCAGTTCGGCTTCGATCGCGTGCTCACGTTCGAGTTCGAGCGCGAGGACCAGAACACGACGATCGTCGCCGAACTGTTCGGCGAGGGCAACGTCGCGGTGCTCGACGCGAACGACGAGGTGGTCGACTGCCTCAACACCGTTCGCCTCCAGTCGCGGACGGTCGCGCCCGGCGCGACCTACGAGTTTCCCTCCTCACGCTTCGATCCGTTCGCGGTCGATCGTGACGGGTTCGCCGCGCGGATGGTCGAGTCGAACACCGACCTCGTGCGGACGCTCGCCACCCAGCTCAACTTCGGCGGGCTGTACGCCGAGGAGCTGTGTACCCGCGCGGGCGTCGAGAAGGAACTTGCGATCGAGGACGCGGACGAGGCGGAGTTTTCGGCGCTCTACGAGGCGACCGAGCGCCTCGCCGACCAGCTGTCGAGCGGCGCGTTCGAGCCCCGACTCTATCATGAGGACGACCAACCTGTGGACGTGACGCCGTTCCCGCTGGAGGAACGCGCCGACCTCAGTAGTGACGGATTCGACTCGTTCACCGCGGCGCTCGACGCGTACTTCGTGGCGCTCGACACCACCGAGGACGAGGAGGGCGGTGGCCGGGAGCGTCCCGATTTCGAGGACGACATCGAACGGCAAGAACGGATCATCCAACAGCAGGAGAACGCGATCGAGGACTTCGAGGACCAGGCCGACACGGAGCGCGCGAAGGCCGAGTCGCTGTACGCCCACTACGATCTCGTCGACGAGATCCTCTCGACCGTCCGAAACGCACGCGAGCAGGGCACCGGCTGGGAGGACATCGAGGACCGATTTGCGGAGGGGGCCGATCGCGGGATCGCGGCGGCTGAGGCCGTTTCGGGCGTCACGCCGAGCGAGGGGACTGTAACTGTGAAAATCGACGGTCGGTCGGTCGAACTCGATCCACGAAACGGCGTCGAGCAGAACGCGGACCGCCTCTACAAGGAGGCAAAGCGCGTCGTGGGCAAGAAGGAGGGCGCGGAGGAGGCAGTCGCCGAGACTCGCGAAGAGCTCGAAGCGCTCGAACGCCGCCGCGACCAGTGGGAATCCGACGACGAGGGAGAGACCGAATCGGGCGACACCGACGAGGAGCAGGAGAACATCGACTGGCTCACCCGTCGATCGATCCCGGTCAGACAGAACGAGCAGTGGTACGAGCGGTTCCGGTGGTGCCGCACGAGCGACGACTTCCTCGTGCTCGGCGGGCGCAACGCCGATCAGAACGAGGATCTCGTGAAGAAGTACCTCGAACGCGGCGATCGCTTCTTCCACACCCAGGCCCGCGGCGGCCCGGTCACGGTGTTGAAGGCGACGGGACCGAGCGAGCCCACGAAAGAGATCGACTTCCCCGAATCGACGCTCGAAGAGACTGCCCAGTTCGCGGTCTCGTACTCGTCGGTCTGGAAGAACGGACGGTTCGCTGGCGACGCGTACATGGCGAGCCCGGATCAGGTCTCGAAGACGCCCGAGAGCGGCGAATACCTCGAAAAGGGAGGGTTCGCGGTGCGGGGCGATCGCACGTACTTCGAGGACACCCCCGTGGGCGTCGCGATCGGGATCGTCTGCGAGCCCGAGACCCGCGTGATCGGTGGACCGCCGGCGGCGATCGAGCCGCGCGCCGAAACGTCGATCGCCGTCGAGCCGGGCCAGTACGCCCAGAACGACGCCGCGAAGCGCCTCTATCGGGAGTTCCGCGAACGGTTCGCGGACACGTCGTTCGTCCGGAAGGTCGCGAGTCCGGACCTGATCGCTGAGTTCCTGCCACCCGGTGGCAGCCGGACGGTCGAGGAGTGA
- a CDS encoding SHOCT domain-containing protein: MSSERERNPDEVFCRHCGEAIKVRAEVCPHCGVRNEQYNRSMGGTIDSTDRFGRPSNSTTRTTGGTGLESNVAAALSYVLGFVSGIVLYLIEDDDRFVRFHAAQSIAVFGGLAVADLVASVAFVAVGLDPIAGLLNGLLSLVTIGLWAFLILTAYQGKTNRIPVAADVADELVSSSGGASRTPSSSRSVGTEKDTAETDALAALRERYARGEIGEAEFERRLERLLESEGVEGNHWREPAETERSR; encoded by the coding sequence ATGAGTTCTGAACGCGAACGCAACCCCGACGAAGTGTTCTGCCGCCACTGTGGCGAGGCGATCAAGGTGCGGGCGGAGGTCTGCCCGCACTGTGGCGTCCGCAACGAGCAGTACAACCGCTCGATGGGTGGCACGATCGATTCAACCGACAGGTTCGGCCGGCCGTCGAACTCGACGACCCGCACGACCGGCGGCACCGGCCTGGAGTCGAACGTCGCGGCCGCACTCTCGTACGTTCTCGGATTCGTCTCCGGGATCGTGCTCTACCTGATTGAGGACGACGATCGGTTCGTTCGATTTCACGCCGCACAAAGCATCGCGGTCTTCGGTGGGCTCGCCGTCGCGGATCTCGTGGCGAGTGTGGCGTTCGTCGCCGTCGGTTTGGATCCGATCGCCGGGTTGCTGAACGGGCTCCTCTCGCTGGTGACGATCGGGCTCTGGGCGTTCCTGATCCTCACGGCCTACCAGGGTAAAACCAACCGAATCCCGGTCGCAGCCGACGTCGCCGACGAGCTCGTTTCCAGCTCCGGTGGTGCGAGTCGAACGCCATCGAGCAGTCGGTCCGTGGGAACGGAGAAAGACACGGCTGAAACGGACGCGCTGGCGGCGCTTCGCGAGCGCTACGCCCGTGGGGAGATCGGCGAGGCGGAGTTCGAACGCCGGCTCGAACGCCTGCTCGAAAGCGAAGGCGTCGAAGGGAACCACTGGCGCGAGCCGGCCGAGACCGAACGATCGCGCTGA
- a CDS encoding zinc ribbon domain-containing protein: MDGTTNSNADRSLASDGGEPGADVGESTLEADATNERSREAAPGERSIDGATTKQPLGSDEVYCWSCGVPIKSAAEICPECGVRQRPPPSTSQEKSPGLAALASAVWTGAGQIYNGEIGKGIGLMVLMFFSVLAMFVLIGLLTTPLIWGYSIYDAYRTAERTNQESTQSAHEF, from the coding sequence ATGGACGGCACAACGAACTCGAACGCCGATCGCTCACTCGCGTCGGACGGCGGTGAGCCGGGAGCCGATGTGGGTGAGTCGACCCTCGAAGCGGACGCGACGAACGAGCGATCGCGAGAGGCTGCGCCGGGCGAACGATCGATCGATGGGGCGACAACGAAACAACCACTCGGCTCGGACGAAGTTTACTGTTGGAGCTGTGGCGTCCCGATCAAATCGGCGGCGGAGATCTGCCCGGAGTGTGGCGTCAGACAGCGCCCGCCACCGTCGACCAGTCAGGAGAAAAGCCCCGGTCTCGCGGCGCTCGCCTCGGCAGTCTGGACCGGAGCCGGCCAGATCTACAACGGCGAGATCGGCAAGGGCATCGGGCTGATGGTGCTCATGTTTTTCTCCGTGCTCGCGATGTTCGTCCTGATCGGACTCCTCACCACGCCGCTCATCTGGGGGTACAGCATCTACGACGCCTACCGCACCGCAGAACGAACCAACCAGGAATCAACCCAGTCGGCCCATGAGTTCTGA
- a CDS encoding DUF4013 domain-containing protein, translated as MISDALNYLRNSDDALVTVLIGGLLSVFGFLLVPVLFVNGYFVRVLRRTAAGDETAPVFDDWGRMGIEGLKATVIALVYGLVPLVVGAVLIGGSVVAIATGGSVDGGSAALGAGIVGLLVSLAITFVLGLAAWYVIPAATANFAERGTFAAGFDFGTLRPVLFSGAYATGWLLALGVIVLGGIVAGAFNAVIPILGAVPGLFVSFYATVAAYYLIGRTWRNLRPVETREVTDEQPAV; from the coding sequence ATGATCAGCGACGCACTCAACTACCTCAGAAACAGCGACGACGCGCTCGTCACCGTCCTCATCGGGGGACTGCTGTCCGTGTTCGGCTTCCTCCTCGTCCCCGTCCTCTTCGTGAACGGGTACTTCGTCCGCGTTCTCCGGCGGACCGCCGCGGGCGACGAGACCGCACCGGTCTTCGACGACTGGGGACGGATGGGGATCGAGGGCCTGAAAGCCACCGTCATCGCGCTCGTCTACGGGCTCGTGCCCCTCGTCGTCGGCGCGGTGCTGATCGGCGGCTCCGTGGTCGCCATCGCCACCGGTGGCTCCGTCGACGGCGGCTCGGCCGCGCTCGGCGCGGGTATCGTCGGCCTCCTCGTGAGCCTGGCGATCACGTTCGTCCTCGGGCTCGCGGCGTGGTACGTCATCCCCGCCGCGACGGCGAACTTCGCCGAGCGCGGGACGTTCGCCGCCGGATTCGACTTCGGGACGCTCCGCCCGGTCCTGTTCAGTGGAGCGTACGCGACCGGCTGGCTCCTCGCACTCGGCGTGATCGTTCTCGGCGGGATCGTCGCCGGGGCGTTCAACGCCGTGATCCCGATCCTCGGCGCGGTGCCGGGCCTGTTCGTGAGCTTCTACGCCACGGTGGCGGCGTACTACCTCATCGGCCGCACATGGAGGAACCTCCGACCCGTCGAGACCCGCGAGGTCACCGACGAACAGCCCGCGGTCTGA
- a CDS encoding mRNA surveillance protein pelota yields MRIDGRTRVEGERERWTLVPESLDDLWHLSYVLEPGDLVSGDTTRRIQRDDDRMRDTGGEREPMSVTIAADDSEFHKFANRLRVSGTIESASREDQVGHHHTLNVEEREEIEIEKIWQPDQRERIEEAVEATENADVAIATVEEGAASIHTVAQYGTEEYASITGPTGKGEYARERSELFGELASALGHLDVDAILLAGPGFTKEDARKYIEENDPDVAATLGATVDTSAIGDRGVHEVLKRGAVEEVQAETRIAEEAERIDELTSRIAQDGAATYGIEAVAEAADYGAIEELLVLDDRLREERSGEGEWTIDVNDVIESVEQQGGSVTVFSSEFAPGDQLDALGGIAALLRYRLE; encoded by the coding sequence ATGCGCATCGACGGCCGCACCCGCGTCGAGGGCGAACGCGAGCGCTGGACGCTCGTGCCCGAGAGCCTCGACGACCTCTGGCATCTCTCCTACGTGCTCGAACCCGGCGATCTCGTTTCCGGCGATACTACCAGACGTATCCAGCGCGACGACGACCGGATGCGCGACACCGGCGGCGAGCGCGAACCCATGTCGGTGACCATCGCCGCTGACGACAGCGAGTTCCACAAGTTCGCCAACCGGCTCCGGGTGTCGGGCACCATCGAGTCGGCCTCGCGCGAGGACCAGGTGGGCCACCACCACACTCTCAATGTCGAGGAGCGCGAGGAGATCGAGATCGAGAAGATCTGGCAGCCCGACCAGCGCGAGCGCATCGAGGAGGCCGTCGAGGCCACCGAGAACGCCGACGTCGCGATCGCCACCGTCGAGGAGGGCGCGGCCTCGATCCACACCGTCGCGCAGTACGGGACCGAGGAATACGCCTCCATCACCGGCCCCACCGGAAAGGGCGAGTACGCCCGCGAACGGTCCGAACTGTTCGGGGAGCTCGCGAGCGCACTCGGCCATCTCGATGTCGACGCCATCCTGTTGGCGGGGCCGGGCTTCACGAAGGAAGACGCCCGGAAGTACATCGAGGAGAACGATCCAGACGTCGCGGCCACGCTCGGCGCGACCGTCGACACCAGCGCGATCGGTGACCGCGGCGTTCACGAGGTGCTCAAACGCGGCGCGGTCGAGGAGGTCCAGGCCGAGACCCGGATCGCCGAGGAAGCCGAGAGAATCGACGAACTCACCTCACGGATCGCTCAGGACGGCGCAGCGACCTACGGCATCGAGGCGGTCGCCGAGGCCGCCGACTACGGCGCGATCGAGGAGCTACTGGTGCTCGACGATCGGCTCCGCGAGGAGCGTTCGGGCGAGGGTGAGTGGACGATTGACGTGAACGACGTCATCGAGTCGGTCGAACAGCAGGGCGGTTCCGTTACGGTCTTTTCGAGCGAGTTCGCGCCCGGCGATCAGTTGGATGCGCTGGGCGGAATCGCGGCGCTGTTGCGGTATCGGCTGGAGTGA
- a CDS encoding MBL fold metallo-hydrolase: MRVTFLGTGAAMPTGRRAQTGLLVESSDDRVLVDCGSGVLNALARTDAGYEDVSTVLLTHHHLDHVADLLPLMKARWLAGEEHLEVVGPQGTKELLDGLLSVHEYMDGRIDLRVREIGPESYSLARFSVDATETRHSMYCLAYRFTHESGAEGESTEDRDGDPPTFTFGADSEAFEGLANFADGSAVLAHDCSFPDEVDVSNHPTPSQLGETLADSGAEFGRVYLTHLYPHTEGRHEEMLESVGERYDGDVRFARDGLTVEIE, from the coding sequence ATGCGCGTGACCTTCCTCGGAACCGGCGCGGCGATGCCGACCGGCCGGCGAGCGCAGACCGGACTTCTCGTCGAATCTAGTGACGACCGTGTGCTCGTCGACTGTGGCAGCGGCGTCCTCAACGCGCTCGCGCGGACCGACGCGGGCTACGAGGACGTCTCGACGGTGTTGCTGACCCACCACCACCTCGATCACGTCGCCGATCTCCTGCCCCTGATGAAAGCACGGTGGCTCGCTGGCGAGGAGCATCTCGAAGTCGTCGGTCCCCAGGGAACCAAGGAGCTCCTCGACGGCCTGCTCTCGGTCCACGAGTACATGGACGGTCGGATCGACCTCCGGGTGCGCGAGATCGGCCCCGAGTCGTACTCGCTCGCGAGGTTTTCGGTCGACGCGACCGAGACCCGTCACTCGATGTACTGTCTCGCCTATCGGTTCACGCACGAAAGCGGGGCCGAAGGCGAGAGCACGGAGGACCGTGACGGCGATCCGCCGACCTTTACGTTCGGAGCCGACAGCGAGGCGTTCGAGGGGCTGGCGAACTTCGCCGACGGCTCCGCGGTACTCGCTCACGACTGCTCGTTTCCCGACGAGGTCGACGTTTCGAACCACCCGACCCCGAGCCAGTTGGGTGAGACGCTCGCCGACTCGGGGGCCGAATTCGGCCGGGTCTACCTCACCCATCTCTATCCGCACACCGAGGGTCGCCACGAGGAGATGCTCGAATCCGTCGGCGAGCGCTACGACGGCGACGTTCGATTCGCGCGCGACGGGCTGACCGTCGAGATCGAGTGA
- a CDS encoding ATP-dependent helicase: MDGRELLAEVDADFDPETVDITDGDVLDSLDPVVRKWWVEQFGAFVPENGGFFTPPQKEAIPHIHEGRNALVCAPTGSGKTLASFTAILDDLFRRERAGEAPNGGGDDGLDNSVYCLYVSPLKSLANDIHRNLDVPLSAITQRLEARGEECEVRHAIRHGDTSSTDRQRMLDETPHILNTTPETLAILLDAPKFREKLATVEYVIVDEIHSIAGGKRGTHLAVSLERLEALAEGSPTRIGCSATVEPLDTIAEFLVGRRASGESREYEIVDARFAREFDLELRCPTDDLIDTPRGEVQGRFYDALDGLIDEHTNTLVFTNTRSGAERVLHTLREGYGYDESDSGCHHGSLSAERRQAVEAGLKAGDLSVVTTSTSLELGIDMPHVDLVVQVGSPKSVAALLQRVGRAGHRLGREVKGRVFALDRDELVECAVMLRKAEQNFVDRVFVPERAHDVAAQQVYGMAIAGPRPEDEIRGILGRAYPYRNYTDEEWETLMRYLTAGYAGMEDRNVYAKIWRDTNDSPDGEHHYADFPVGEPLIGKRGRLARVIYMTNIGTIPDSFSCDVVVRGDDERVGQLDENYLDTLDTGDVFVLGGSRYEYRYRRGSKVYVDPTGARPTVPSWFAERLPLSYDLGREILDVQGELLDRLDSRGVAGVRSWLREFPLDENAVRAIARTFDEQVRYAGEASVSTPSRLAIETELDHNERVRRYHVHSNYGRRFNDGLSRVLAHRCAEATNANVTVAVADNGFSLGLPLNRKLDFVGLLRDIEPGDVRRDLRASLDGTDLLQRYFRINATRALTILKRYKGYEKSASQQQVSSEMLLGYVEDLEEFAVLEETYRELLEDKLAVEAIEDVLAAVQTGEIDVTIQRVDSPTPMAFGLATLMASDVVLAEDESAVLQEFHQRVLDEIEDSEDVLADDSVT; this comes from the coding sequence ATGGACGGGCGCGAGCTGTTGGCCGAGGTCGACGCCGATTTCGACCCCGAGACGGTCGATATCACCGACGGCGACGTGCTCGATTCGCTCGATCCCGTCGTACGGAAGTGGTGGGTCGAGCAGTTCGGCGCGTTCGTCCCCGAGAACGGGGGGTTCTTTACGCCACCGCAGAAGGAGGCGATCCCCCACATCCACGAGGGCCGGAACGCGCTCGTCTGCGCGCCCACGGGATCGGGGAAGACGCTCGCGAGCTTCACCGCGATCCTCGATGATCTGTTCCGCCGTGAGCGAGCTGGCGAAGCCCCGAACGGAGGAGGCGACGACGGTCTCGACAACTCGGTGTACTGTCTCTACGTCTCACCCCTCAAATCGCTCGCCAACGACATCCACCGCAACCTCGACGTGCCGCTTTCGGCGATCACCCAGCGGCTCGAAGCTCGCGGCGAAGAGTGCGAGGTTCGCCACGCGATCCGCCACGGCGACACCAGCAGCACCGACCGCCAGCGGATGCTCGACGAAACCCCGCACATCCTAAACACCACCCCCGAGACGCTCGCCATTCTGCTCGACGCGCCGAAGTTCCGGGAGAAACTTGCGACTGTCGAGTACGTGATCGTCGACGAGATCCACAGCATCGCGGGGGGAAAACGCGGCACTCACCTCGCGGTTTCGTTGGAGCGTCTCGAAGCGCTCGCCGAGGGATCGCCGACGCGGATCGGCTGTTCGGCGACCGTCGAGCCGCTCGACACCATCGCGGAGTTCCTCGTCGGTCGACGGGCGAGCGGCGAGAGTCGCGAGTACGAGATCGTCGACGCACGGTTCGCCCGGGAGTTCGACCTCGAACTCCGGTGTCCGACCGACGACCTCATCGACACGCCCCGCGGCGAGGTCCAGGGCCGCTTTTACGACGCGCTCGACGGACTGATCGACGAGCACACCAACACGCTGGTGTTCACCAACACCCGATCGGGGGCCGAGCGCGTCCTTCACACCCTCCGCGAGGGGTACGGCTACGACGAGTCGGACTCGGGCTGTCACCACGGCAGCCTGTCGGCCGAGCGTCGCCAGGCGGTCGAGGCAGGGCTCAAAGCCGGCGACCTCTCGGTGGTCACGACCTCCACCAGCCTCGAACTCGGCATCGACATGCCTCACGTCGATCTCGTCGTTCAGGTCGGCTCGCCCAAGTCGGTCGCCGCCCTCCTCCAGCGCGTCGGTCGCGCGGGCCACCGACTCGGCCGCGAGGTCAAAGGGCGGGTGTTCGCGCTCGATCGGGACGAGCTCGTGGAGTGTGCCGTGATGCTCCGGAAGGCCGAACAGAACTTCGTCGACCGGGTCTTTGTACCGGAGCGCGCCCACGACGTCGCGGCCCAGCAGGTGTACGGGATGGCGATCGCCGGACCGCGACCCGAAGACGAGATTCGAGGAATCCTCGGGCGTGCGTACCCGTATCGAAACTACACCGACGAGGAGTGGGAGACGCTGATGCGCTACCTCACCGCCGGGTACGCCGGAATGGAGGATCGCAACGTCTACGCGAAGATCTGGCGGGACACGAACGATTCGCCGGACGGCGAGCATCACTACGCCGACTTCCCGGTAGGCGAGCCGCTGATCGGTAAACGCGGCCGGCTCGCGCGGGTGATCTACATGACCAACATCGGGACGATCCCCGACAGCTTCTCGTGTGACGTCGTGGTTCGCGGCGACGACGAGCGGGTGGGCCAGCTCGACGAGAACTACCTCGATACGCTCGACACCGGCGACGTGTTCGTGCTCGGTGGAAGCCGGTACGAGTACCGCTACCGACGTGGCTCGAAGGTGTACGTCGATCCGACTGGCGCACGGCCCACGGTTCCCTCGTGGTTCGCCGAGCGTCTCCCCCTCTCCTACGATCTCGGTCGCGAGATCCTCGACGTTCAGGGCGAGCTGCTCGACCGGCTCGACAGTCGGGGCGTGGCCGGCGTCCGATCGTGGCTTCGCGAGTTCCCGCTCGACGAGAACGCCGTCCGGGCGATCGCGCGCACCTTCGACGAGCAGGTGCGCTACGCCGGCGAGGCGAGCGTGAGTACCCCTTCGAGACTCGCGATCGAGACCGAACTCGATCACAACGAGCGGGTCCGCCGATACCACGTCCACTCGAACTACGGGCGACGGTTCAACGACGGTCTCTCGCGCGTGCTTGCCCATCGATGTGCGGAAGCGACGAACGCGAACGTCACGGTGGCGGTCGCGGACAACGGGTTCAGCCTCGGGCTTCCGCTCAACCGGAAGCTCGACTTCGTGGGGCTGCTCCGGGATATCGAGCCGGGCGACGTTCGCCGTGATCTCCGGGCGAGTCTCGATGGGACTGACCTGCTGCAGCGATACTTCCGGATCAACGCGACGCGTGCGCTCACCATCCTGAAACGGTACAAGGGCTACGAGAAATCCGCGAGCCAGCAGCAGGTGTCGAGCGAGATGCTGCTCGGCTACGTCGAGGACTTGGAGGAGTTCGCGGTCCTCGAAGAGACCTACCGCGAACTGCTGGAGGACAAGCTCGCGGTCGAGGCGATCGAGGACGTGCTCGCGGCCGTGCAGACTGGCGAGATCGATGTGACGATTCAGCGGGTCGACTCGCCGACACCGATGGCGTTCGGGCTGGCGACCTTGATGGCGAGTGATGTCGTGCTCGCCGAGGACGAGAGCGCCGTGCTCCAGGAGTTCCACCAGCGCGTGCTCGACGAGATCGAGGATAGCGAGGACGTGCTGGCCGACGATTCAGTGACGTAG
- a CDS encoding DUF6789 family protein — MADTGPPNVDDRASDEPDDTFTLVDESPTDAAGDLVGIFKDGVIGGVAGAAGTVMLSAVLFVALNLGWFDSSSFGGLAALIGLGSDNLLGYIIFFGGGMTTWPLLFVSVQEFLPGPTLAFRGVSFATITWTGFVGAFYTGQSGLALVGYVVLSLVAHWAYGFTLGSVFDYFLERVDTRIGGRPRVA; from the coding sequence ATGGCAGACACCGGCCCACCGAACGTCGACGATCGCGCGAGCGACGAACCCGACGACACGTTCACCCTCGTGGACGAATCCCCGACCGATGCTGCCGGCGATCTCGTCGGGATCTTCAAGGACGGCGTGATCGGCGGGGTCGCCGGCGCGGCCGGCACCGTGATGCTGTCGGCGGTGCTGTTCGTCGCGCTCAACCTCGGCTGGTTCGACAGCAGTTCGTTCGGCGGGCTCGCAGCGCTCATCGGGCTGGGTTCTGACAACCTCCTCGGGTACATCATCTTCTTCGGCGGCGGGATGACGACGTGGCCCCTGCTGTTCGTCTCGGTCCAGGAGTTCCTCCCCGGTCCGACGCTCGCGTTTCGGGGGGTTTCGTTCGCGACGATCACGTGGACCGGGTTCGTCGGAGCCTTTTATACTGGGCAGTCCGGGCTCGCACTCGTCGGCTACGTCGTGCTCAGCCTCGTCGCCCACTGGGCGTACGGGTTCACGCTCGGCTCGGTGTTCGACTACTTCCTCGAACGCGTCGACACCAGGATCGGTGGGCGGCCACGGGTCGCGTGA